In Erinaceus europaeus chromosome 10, mEriEur2.1, whole genome shotgun sequence, one DNA window encodes the following:
- the BBLN gene encoding bublin coiled-coil protein encodes MSGPNGDLGMPVDPDAEGEDDSFGEAEYAAINSMLDQINSCLDHLEEKNDHLHARLQELLESNRQTRLEFQQQLSKAPSDASS; translated from the exons ATGTCGGGCCCCAATGGGGACCTGGGCATGCCGGTGGACCCGGATGCGGAAGGCGAGGACGACAGCTTCGGGGAAGCAG AATACGCTGCCATCAACTCCATGTTGGACCAAATCAACTCCTGCCTGGACCACCTGGAGGAAAAGAACGACCACCTCCATGCCCGCCTCCAGGAGCTGCTGGAGTCCAACCGGCAGACGCGCCTAGAGTTCCAGCAGCAGCTCAGCAAGGCCCCCAGTGATGCTAGCTCCTAG
- the CIZ1 gene encoding cip1-interacting zinc finger protein isoform X5, whose amino-acid sequence MSTLNLTTPSLTPPQLTTPNLQQFFPQATRQSLLGPPPVGVPINPSQVNHSGRGHQKQTRTSSSINSNGKTTPVEDKSDPAEGSEDTAEAHMDSPDSDSCSHPADTTKKRVPAPEPEACQASGPPAKRSKSSEKPTEKEPQGQLQAKVQPQVRMTAPKQTQTPELLPESLEERVQPLFQPRVLQIQAQRQPQTQSQSSPAEARVRSKLQKQAQTQTSPEFERPQPEQVQLRACSQLFRQVQPQLQKQAQTQTCPQVQTQSEPVSQPPQQPPEPPPVQPLAQPSEQTKGQRQTKSQTSAPDQAPIPGNSTGPDLPPERADAVGPEEASLEPVGAQGSMEDSPEEPASGLEVGARESRSREPHGVWGAGVSLKVTIQQSSDSRAFSTVCPMTGLRSSDSASATPAAASAPSKQNLQFFCYICKANCSSQQDFQQHMAGAQHQQQLGELQHTSQACLLSLLPVPRDVLEKEGQEPLPRRWCNTCQVYYFGDLIQHRRTQDHKIAKQSLRPFCTVCNRYFKTPRKFVEHVKSQGHKDKAKELKTLEKEIAGQDEDHFITVDAVGCFEGDEDEEDDEDDDEDEIEVDEEFCKQVRTRDISIEEWKGSETYSPNTAYGVDFLVPVMGYICRICHKFYHSNSGAQLSHCKSLAHFENLQKYKKAKNPSPTTRPVSRRCAINARNALTALFTSSGRTPIPPSSQDVAKTANKMGNLRLKKVRRELMVPSSQP is encoded by the exons acaacaccTGTGGAAGACAAGTCAGACCCCGCAGAGGGCTCTGAGGACACCGCTGAGGCCCATATGGACAGCCCAG ACTCAGACAGCTGCTCCCACCCAGCTGATACCACCAAGAAGCGAGTTCCAGCACCTGAGCCGGAGGCTTGTCAGGCATCTGGTCCACCTGCTAAGAGGTCCAAGAG ctcagagaagcccacagagaagGAACCCCAAGGACAGCTGCAGGCAAAGGTCCAGCCACAGGTTCGGATGACAGCCCCCAAACAGACACAGACCCCTGAACTGCTGCCTGAATCACTGGAAGAACGGGTGCAGCCACTCTTCCAGCCACGGGTTCTGCAGATCCAGGCACAAAGGCAGCCTCAGACACAGTCCCAGTCATCACCAGCAGAGGCCAGGGTGCGGTCAAAGTTGCAGAAGCAGGCGCAGACGCAGACCTCTCCAGAGTTTGAGCGTCCACAACCAGAGCAGGTGCAGCTGCGAGCATGTTCACAGCTATTCAGGCAGGTGCAGCCACAGCTGCAGAAGCAGGCACAGACACAGACATGTCCACAGGTCCAGACACAATCAGAGCCAGTAAGCCAGCCACCACAGCAGCCACCAGAGCCACCTCCAGTGCAGCCGCTGGCACAGCCATCAGAGCAGACCAAGGGGCAGCGTCAGACCAAGTCCCAGACATCAGCCCCAGATCAAGCACCAATTCCAGGCAATTCCACAGGGCCAGACTTACCACCTGAGAGGGCAGACGCTGTAG GCCCAGAGGAGGCCTCGCTGGAGCCTGTGGGTGCCCAGGGCAGCATGGAGGACAGCCCAGAGGAGCCGGCCAGTGGCCTGGAAGTGGGAGCACGTGAAAGCAGATCAAGGGAGCCTCACGGG gtgtgggGTGCTGGGGTTTCCCTGAAGGTCACCATACAGCAGAGCAGTGACAGCCGGGCCTTCAGCACAGTATGTCCCATGACTGGGCTGCGCTCCAGTGACTCGGCCTCTGCCACCCCTGCCGCCGCCAGTGCACCCTCCAAGCAGAACCTGCAGTTCTTCTGCTACATCTGCAAAGCCAACTGCAGCAGCCAGCAG GACTTCCAGCAGCATATGGCGGGGgcccagcaccagcagcagctCGGGGAGCTACAGCACACCAGCCAAGCCTGCCTGCTCTCCCTGCTGCCTGTGCCTCGAGACGTGCTGGAGAAAGAGGGCCA AGAGCCTCTGCCAAGGCGCTGGTGCAACACCTGCCAGGTCTACTACTTTGGGGACCTGATCCAGCACCGCAGGACACAGGACCACAAG ATTGCCAAGCAATCCCTGCGACCTTTCTGCACTGTCTGCAACCGCTACTTCAAGACGCCCCGCAAGTTTGTGGAGCATGTGAAGTCCCAGGGGCACAAGGACAAAGCCAAGGAG CTGAAGACACTGGAGAAGGAGATCGCTGGGCAGGATGAGGACCACTTCATCACAGTGGACGCAGTGGGTTGCTTTGAAGGTGATGAAGATGAAGaggatgatgaagatgatgatgaagatgagaTTGAAGTTGATGAGGAATTCTGCAAGCAG gtgaggaccagagacaTCTCCATAGAGGAGTGGAAAGGCTCAGAGACCTACAGCCCCAACACCGCGTATG GCGTGGACTTCCTGGTGCCTGTGATGGGCTACATCTGCCGCATCTGCCACAAGTTCTACCACAGCAACTCGGGGGCACAACTCTCCCACTGCAAGTCCCTGGCCCACTTTGAGAACCTGCAG AAATACAAGAAGGCCAAGAACCCCAGCCCCACCACCAGGCCTGTGAGCCGCCGCTGTGCCATCAACGCCAGGAATGCCCTGACTGCTCTCTTCACCTCCAGTGGCCGCACACCTATCCCACCTAGTTCCCAGGATGTGGCAAAAACTGCCAACAAG atggGAAACCTGAGGCTgaagaaagtgagaagggagcTGATGGTTCCTTCTTCACAGCCCTAA